In the genome of Enterococcus hirae ATCC 9790, one region contains:
- a CDS encoding PTS mannose/fructose/sorbose transporter subunit IIAB: MSIGIILASHGEFALGVKQTGDMIFGEQEQVDVCVLMPENSPEEFRHQVEQVLAKYSVDDELLCLVDLWSGTPFNQLNQLKEEGSRKIEIVSGLNIPMLLQAYSERFNPKASLNEIVQTISTVGVQGIKTSLGSTAADLPSNTAETEPSVVASVSNKMSELGISHVRLDERLIHGQVATLWLGKMGTTRVMIVDDGVVNDPIAKASLKAAVPGGIKLSILKTVTAAKRLKEGIYQDQKIMLLTKKIQTIFDLIDAGVPIESFNLGNASSREGTLQIKKSVFLTEAEIAKILELEKAGIVVTAQMVPMEEEKRFSQFYGK; this comes from the coding sequence ATGAGTATCGGCATTATTCTTGCAAGCCATGGCGAGTTCGCTTTAGGCGTAAAGCAAACGGGAGACATGATCTTTGGAGAACAAGAACAGGTAGATGTGTGTGTATTGATGCCTGAAAATAGTCCAGAAGAGTTTCGCCACCAAGTGGAACAGGTGTTAGCGAAGTATTCCGTTGATGATGAACTGTTGTGTTTAGTTGATCTATGGAGTGGGACACCTTTTAATCAGCTGAACCAGCTGAAAGAAGAAGGAAGCAGAAAAATCGAAATTGTTTCTGGTTTGAATATTCCGATGCTGCTTCAAGCTTATAGCGAACGCTTTAATCCTAAGGCTTCGCTGAATGAAATCGTTCAGACCATTTCGACCGTCGGTGTTCAAGGGATTAAAACGTCCCTTGGAAGCACCGCAGCGGATTTACCATCGAACACAGCAGAGACTGAGCCATCAGTTGTGGCTTCCGTTTCCAACAAAATGAGTGAATTGGGGATCAGCCATGTCCGATTGGATGAACGGTTGATCCATGGTCAAGTAGCGACACTTTGGTTAGGGAAAATGGGAACGACAAGAGTTATGATCGTTGATGATGGAGTGGTCAATGATCCAATTGCTAAGGCCTCTTTAAAAGCTGCTGTTCCAGGTGGTATCAAATTGAGTATATTGAAAACGGTTACCGCTGCGAAACGGTTAAAAGAAGGGATTTATCAAGATCAAAAAATCATGTTGCTTACCAAAAAGATTCAAACGATCTTTGATTTGATCGATGCGGGTGTACCAATTGAATCATTTAATTTAGGCAATGCCAGTTCGAGAGAAGGAACCCTTCAAATCAAAAAATCCGTCTTTTTAACCGAAGCAGAAATTGCGAAGATTTTAGAGTTGGAAAAAGCAGGAATAGTTGTGACGGCACAAATGGTA
- a CDS encoding alpha-L-fucosidase — protein sequence MSVNSERKWFSESRYGLFIHFGLYSVAGRHEWVQTLEEISVADYQKYLDQFDPDLLDPHEWAQKAKEAGFKYVIITAKHHDGFCLWHTKETEYHIGKTPYQRDLLGELIEAFRQVGIKIGLYYSLLDWHHPDFLVDGYHPMRNNPTYIEQHPGNMENYRQFMANQVRELLTSYGTIDYLWFDFSYKSRDWGTSVGKGAQDWGSVELEKMIHEIQPNILINDRLDLHRGVLTPEQFARSKAMDNEEEVWETVQTLNNSWGYDRDNLNFKTSEMVAKQLVDTVSKGGNFTMNIGPNARGEWDDNSDSILSSVGQWLRKYGKAIYGAGLSSFTPPQDCRYTQKGNKLYLHIFSWPYRTILLPELGGKVKFAKLLNDGSEIRFVDTKHLGGERKATTNLYKEITEVHVKEALDPSMLMLNIPIKEPNELIPVIELTLKEEEK from the coding sequence ATGAGTGTAAATAGTGAACGAAAATGGTTTTCTGAGAGTCGATATGGTTTATTTATTCATTTCGGATTGTATTCAGTGGCAGGAAGACATGAATGGGTCCAGACTTTAGAAGAAATCAGTGTAGCAGATTACCAAAAATATCTGGATCAATTCGATCCTGATTTATTAGATCCACATGAATGGGCTCAAAAAGCCAAAGAAGCAGGTTTTAAGTATGTCATTATTACAGCAAAACATCATGATGGCTTTTGTTTATGGCATACGAAAGAAACAGAATATCATATAGGAAAAACACCATATCAGAGAGATTTGTTAGGAGAATTGATTGAAGCATTTCGTCAAGTTGGAATCAAGATCGGTCTTTATTATTCTCTATTAGACTGGCATCATCCAGATTTCTTAGTAGATGGCTATCATCCAATGAGAAATAATCCAACCTATATCGAACAACATCCTGGCAACATGGAAAATTATCGCCAATTTATGGCGAATCAAGTCAGAGAATTATTGACAAGTTACGGTACGATTGACTATCTATGGTTTGATTTTTCTTATAAAAGCAGAGATTGGGGGACTTCGGTCGGTAAAGGGGCGCAAGATTGGGGTAGTGTTGAATTAGAAAAAATGATCCATGAGATTCAACCCAATATTTTGATTAATGACCGGTTAGACTTACATCGTGGTGTACTTACCCCAGAACAATTTGCTAGAAGTAAGGCAATGGACAACGAAGAAGAGGTATGGGAAACCGTTCAAACCTTAAATAATAGTTGGGGTTACGATCGGGATAACCTTAATTTCAAAACGAGTGAAATGGTAGCGAAACAACTAGTGGATACTGTCTCCAAAGGTGGGAATTTCACGATGAATATTGGACCAAACGCACGAGGAGAGTGGGATGACAACAGCGATAGCATTTTAAGTTCTGTTGGTCAATGGCTACGAAAATATGGAAAAGCGATTTACGGTGCGGGGTTATCTAGTTTTACACCACCTCAAGATTGTCGATACACTCAAAAAGGAAATAAATTATATCTTCACATTTTTAGTTGGCCTTATCGAACGATTTTATTACCAGAATTAGGTGGGAAAGTGAAGTTTGCAAAACTACTCAATGATGGTTCCGAGATTCGTTTTGTCGATACGAAGCATTTAGGAGGAGAAAGAAAAGCGACAACTAATTTATACAAAGAGATTACTGAAGTTCATGTGAAGGAGGCGCTTGACCCGAGCATGTTGATGCTAAACATTCCGATTAAAGAACCAAATGAATTGATCCCAGTGATTGAATTAACACTAAAGGAGGAAGAAAAATGA